The following are encoded together in the Acidobacteriota bacterium genome:
- a CDS encoding addiction module protein translates to MATTVDKLIEQAMTLPSESRARLADLLVESLDAGELGRIDRLWAAEAKRRRDEVRAGLVETVPGEEALRKVRDSLGR, encoded by the coding sequence ATGGCTACTACCGTAGATAAGTTAATCGAGCAGGCGATGACTTTGCCAAGCGAATCGCGTGCAAGACTGGCAGACCTTCTGGTGGAGAGTCTCGATGCCGGCGAGCTGGGGCGGATCGACCGCCTTTGGGCTGCTGAGGCGAAACGCCGACGTGACGAAGTGCGCGCCGGCCTGGTGGAGACCGTTCCGGGCGAGGAGGCTCTCCGCAAGGTTCGCGACTCTCTTGGGCGATGA
- a CDS encoding zinc ribbon domain-containing protein, translating to MATFTILEPMSTGDVIDRAVRLYRRNFTPLVAITAVPTLIGYVVSLMFWYGYTSLLTGAAGSGNVPITALWMLVLGGLGYPLWMFVLLLTVSGLCRVVGDHLMLGEPITFRGCFRAVKRRLGAITLMGLLSVALLFAAYVVISIVVIVLALAVGLIVGVIAAAQLPQWIATVTLALTVIVAVAAGLLLICVVASRIVFLPQIVMIEGASAGNALGRAMRLGKGNWYRVAAIVIFTYFVSLSLLAALTLPVLLGLYLSGVLSTNLFLSPAWSILYTSFRDISSLLSLPIWIVSFTLLYFDSRVRKEAYDVDLMAREINPGFYWQPAVQTSAFGYQVPAQFAQGRAYVQTSPLGLAGYYPPQPRVEAASTGGSAAPRAKPDELRDKFERAAESIGGRGEGGGDRFETVGDSREVATAKCKACGAALLTGASFCMNCGSVAQMD from the coding sequence ATGGCCACCTTCACCATACTCGAACCCATGTCGACCGGCGACGTGATCGATCGGGCGGTTCGGCTTTACCGGCGCAACTTCACTCCCCTTGTTGCGATCACCGCAGTGCCGACTCTGATTGGCTACGTCGTTTCGCTGATGTTCTGGTACGGCTACACGAGTTTGCTGACCGGAGCCGCGGGTTCAGGCAATGTGCCGATCACAGCGCTGTGGATGCTCGTGCTCGGCGGGCTTGGTTATCCGCTCTGGATGTTTGTGCTGCTGTTGACCGTATCCGGCCTGTGCCGCGTAGTCGGCGATCACCTGATGCTGGGCGAGCCAATAACATTTCGCGGATGCTTCAGGGCAGTGAAGCGCAGGCTCGGGGCGATCACGTTAATGGGATTGCTATCGGTAGCTCTGCTTTTCGCCGCGTATGTAGTGATCTCCATCGTGGTGATCGTCCTGGCTCTGGCCGTCGGTCTGATCGTCGGCGTAATCGCGGCGGCGCAGCTGCCTCAGTGGATAGCAACGGTGACATTGGCGCTTACGGTGATCGTAGCCGTGGCGGCCGGTCTCCTGTTGATCTGCGTAGTCGCTTCGCGAATCGTGTTCCTTCCGCAGATCGTGATGATCGAGGGCGCATCGGCGGGCAATGCCCTCGGCCGCGCAATGCGTTTGGGTAAAGGCAATTGGTATCGCGTGGCAGCGATAGTCATTTTCACTTACTTTGTATCGCTTTCATTACTCGCGGCGCTAACGCTGCCGGTGCTCTTAGGGTTGTACCTCTCCGGTGTGCTGAGCACCAATCTTTTTCTCAGCCCGGCTTGGAGCATTCTCTATACCTCGTTCAGAGATATCTCGAGCTTGCTGAGCTTGCCGATCTGGATCGTGTCGTTTACGCTACTGTACTTTGACAGCCGCGTTCGAAAAGAAGCCTATGATGTGGATCTGATGGCTCGAGAGATCAACCCGGGATTCTATTGGCAGCCTGCGGTGCAGACATCGGCGTTCGGCTACCAAGTGCCCGCGCAGTTCGCGCAGGGACGTGCCTACGTTCAGACGAGCCCGCTAGGACTTGCGGGATATTATCCTCCTCAGCCGCGAGTTGAGGCCGCCTCAACTGGAGGCTCGGCGGCGCCACGTGCGAAGCCCGATGAGTTGCGTGATAAGTTCGAGCGCGCCGCCGAGAGCATAGGCGGGCGAGGTGAGGGGGGCGGAGATCGCTTCGAGACTGTAGGCGACTCGCGTGAGGTTGCGACTGCGAAGTGCAAAGCATGTGGCGCTGCGCTTTTGACCGGCGCGAGCTTTTGCATGAACTGTGGAAGCGTGGCGCAAATGGATTGA
- a CDS encoding DUF4129 domain-containing protein, with translation MSKLALTTLLTLLFAAEATAASNLLNYENRVVRAAEQIERIKKDKEYGEEGITHIKGLLPRSEQIEFNGSEVSADNTWLYALLESYAAEKDPQQRVARLNEASGMLRALDDHLRRAQAGESNDHGGARDKIREILSRSPYQPERETAIGAFIKRGLRTVRGFVSDVYSALTRLLEKLFGASAQGGWISTLLIVALLAAALVVAARMARRLRVPRAKRKKTRLILGEEIGADGTSRELADAGLAAARAGDFRTAVRKLYVSLLYELGERNLIELDDSATNREYLSKVSRFTALAAPMRHLTDRFDQVWYGMFPSSEEDFAEYLGHYDEAMERARTLSQQAASAS, from the coding sequence ATGTCGAAGCTGGCACTAACTACCCTTCTGACACTCCTCTTTGCCGCCGAAGCGACGGCCGCGTCGAATCTGCTCAACTATGAAAATCGCGTCGTACGCGCAGCCGAGCAGATCGAGCGGATCAAGAAAGACAAGGAATACGGCGAAGAGGGAATCACCCACATTAAGGGGCTGCTGCCGAGATCAGAACAGATAGAGTTCAACGGCAGCGAAGTCTCGGCCGACAACACCTGGCTATACGCGCTGCTTGAATCCTATGCGGCGGAGAAGGATCCGCAGCAGCGTGTTGCCAGGCTCAACGAGGCTAGCGGGATGCTGCGAGCGCTGGATGACCATCTGCGCCGCGCCCAGGCAGGCGAGTCTAATGACCACGGCGGCGCGCGGGACAAGATTCGTGAGATCCTGAGCCGTTCCCCCTACCAGCCCGAGCGCGAGACCGCGATTGGCGCCTTTATCAAGAGAGGGTTGCGAACGGTACGCGGCTTCGTGAGCGACGTGTATTCTGCACTGACACGCTTGCTGGAAAAGCTCTTCGGAGCCAGCGCGCAAGGCGGGTGGATCTCCACCTTGTTGATCGTTGCGCTGCTGGCAGCGGCGCTAGTCGTCGCGGCGCGAATGGCTCGAAGGCTGCGTGTGCCTCGGGCGAAACGAAAGAAGACCCGGCTGATACTTGGTGAAGAAATAGGAGCGGACGGCACATCTCGCGAGCTTGCAGACGCCGGCCTTGCCGCCGCTCGAGCGGGCGACTTTCGCACCGCGGTTCGAAAGCTCTACGTCTCGTTGCTCTACGAGTTGGGTGAACGCAACTTGATCGAGCTTGATGACAGCGCGACGAACCGCGAATATTTGAGCAAGGTTTCCCGTTTCACCGCGCTGGCTGCTCCGATGCGCCACCTGACTGACCGCTTCGATCAGGTGTGGTATGGGATGTTCCCGTCATCAGAAGAAGACTTTGCCGAGTACCTCGGCCACTACGACGAAGCGATGGAACGAGCGCGGACGCTGAGCCAACAGGCTGCGAGCGCTTCATAA
- the murI gene encoding glutamate racemase, translating to MESSEIGNRQSAIGNSQSSDIGNRQSEAPIGIFDSGVGGLTVFRAIQRRLPNESLIYLGDTARIPYGVRSAATIERYAFECAAFIQSKGVKAIVIACNTASALAANYLRSKCSVPVIGVIRPGSRRAVEQTRNGRIGVIATEATVASGAYERAMLTMRGGLEITSRACPLFVPLAEEGWLNHPVTLQVAEEYLAELRSSRVDTLVLGCTHYPILRPVIEQTMGNQIKYVDSGDAVADRLAEMLEEEGLVCESRQDRTEEFYVTDSAARFRRVAELFLGRPLESVETVELGTV from the coding sequence ATGGAGAGCTCTGAAATCGGCAATCGGCAATCGGCAATCGGCAATTCACAGAGCTCTGACATCGGAAATCGGCAATCAGAGGCTCCCATCGGGATATTCGATTCGGGTGTCGGGGGGCTCACCGTGTTTCGGGCGATTCAGCGGCGGCTTCCAAACGAGAGCCTGATCTACCTCGGGGATACGGCGAGAATTCCATACGGAGTTCGCTCGGCCGCAACCATCGAGCGTTACGCATTCGAGTGCGCTGCTTTCATTCAGTCCAAAGGCGTCAAGGCCATCGTGATCGCGTGCAACACCGCGTCGGCGCTGGCCGCCAATTATCTGCGGAGCAAGTGCTCGGTTCCAGTGATCGGCGTGATTCGTCCGGGATCTCGCCGCGCGGTTGAACAAACCCGCAATGGCCGCATCGGCGTGATCGCCACCGAAGCGACCGTCGCCAGCGGAGCTTATGAGCGAGCGATGCTGACAATGCGAGGCGGTCTGGAAATAACTTCGCGAGCGTGCCCGCTGTTCGTGCCGCTCGCCGAAGAAGGCTGGTTGAATCACCCGGTAACCCTGCAGGTTGCCGAAGAGTATCTCGCTGAGCTGCGATCCAGCCGCGTTGACACTCTCGTTCTAGGCTGCACCCATTACCCGATACTCCGCCCGGTGATCGAGCAAACGATGGGCAATCAGATCAAGTATGTAGACTCTGGCGACGCCGTGGCGGATAGGCTTGCAGAGATGCTCGAAGAAGAGGGTCTTGTTTGCGAAAGCCGGCAAGACCGAACTGAAGAGTTTTATGTCACCGATTCCGCTGCGCGGTTTCGCCGCGTTGCCGAGTTATTTCTGGGCCGGCCCCTGGAGTCGGTCGAAACCGTCGAGTTGGGTACTGTTTGA
- the rph gene encoding ribonuclease PH, which produces MAYKRSGGRAYDEMRDVRITPGFTRYAEGSVLIEMGATRVICTASIDDRVPLFKRGRGEGWVTAEYSMLPRATETRTQREAGRTQLSGRTQEIQRLIGRSLRAVVQTNRLGERTIYLDCDVIQADGGTRTASITGAFVALVLALRKLYNDGKLAAPLPVTDYVAAVSVGVIGGETLLDLDYGEDSRAEVDMNIVRTGSGHYIEIQGTAESKPFTHDQMNQMTEMASRGIERLLEEQRKVLGDLR; this is translated from the coding sequence ATGGCATATAAGAGATCCGGCGGACGCGCCTACGATGAGATGAGGGACGTGAGAATCACGCCCGGGTTTACCCGGTATGCGGAAGGCTCGGTTTTGATCGAGATGGGCGCCACGCGGGTCATCTGCACGGCGTCGATCGACGATCGCGTCCCTTTGTTCAAACGCGGAAGGGGCGAAGGCTGGGTGACCGCGGAGTACTCGATGTTACCGCGCGCGACCGAGACCCGTACTCAACGCGAAGCCGGCCGCACCCAGCTATCGGGCCGCACGCAGGAAATTCAGCGGCTGATCGGACGCTCGCTGCGGGCCGTAGTGCAAACCAATCGATTGGGTGAACGCACGATCTATCTCGACTGTGACGTAATCCAGGCTGACGGGGGAACCCGGACGGCTTCGATCACCGGCGCTTTCGTTGCGCTGGTTCTGGCGCTACGCAAGCTTTACAACGACGGCAAGCTTGCCGCGCCGCTCCCGGTGACAGACTACGTGGCAGCGGTGTCGGTTGGAGTCATCGGGGGAGAGACTCTGCTTGATCTGGACTACGGCGAGGATTCGCGCGCCGAGGTCGACATGAACATTGTCCGCACAGGCTCCGGACACTACATCGAGATTCAGGGCACCGCAGAATCCAAGCCGTTCACCCACGACCAGATGAATCAAATGACCGAGATGGCGAGCCGTGGGATCGAGCGGCTTCTGGAGGAGCAACGCAAAGTGCTAGGCGATTTGCGGTGA
- a CDS encoding nicotinate phosphoribosyltransferase, with amino-acid sequence MIERAFGLTTDLYELTMAAAYFENGVRDRAVFELFVRRLPCHRSYLIAAGLEQALDYLSTLRFTSDQINYLSEHPSFKRVSREFFDYLAEFRFRGDVWAMPEGTAAFGMEPLLRVAAPIIEAQVVETSLLSTINFQTMIASKAARIVTAARGRSVIEFGTRRAHGTEAGLLAARAAYIGGCIGTSNVEAGHLFGIPTFGTLAHSFVMTFEDEDDAFRAFLRVFPETATVLVDTYDTIAAVRRLARDFGPGIPSVRLDSGDLCELSKQVRQILDEAGMTGTRIFASGDLNEYKIADLISRGAEIDSFGVGTELATSYDAPALSGVYKLAALEENGRISMRIKLSHDKATYPGAKQVWRFTDNSGNYSRDLIALADEEPPQATSEGLIQSARPLLEPVMKQGRIVERLAGASPDVTVGGSDARLVRLNRVREGATEERKRLPDDLLTLDSEAKYSVGISEQLETARARLDQQIKSQHR; translated from the coding sequence ATGATCGAACGCGCTTTTGGGCTCACAACAGACCTTTACGAACTGACGATGGCGGCCGCCTATTTTGAGAACGGCGTGCGCGACCGGGCCGTCTTCGAACTTTTCGTGCGCAGGCTTCCCTGCCATCGCTCCTATCTCATAGCGGCTGGTCTGGAACAGGCGTTGGATTATCTCTCGACGCTGCGCTTCACCAGCGATCAAATCAATTACCTGAGCGAGCATCCCTCGTTCAAGAGGGTGTCTCGGGAGTTCTTTGATTACCTGGCCGAGTTCAGATTCCGTGGGGATGTATGGGCGATGCCGGAAGGCACGGCGGCGTTCGGTATGGAACCGTTGCTTCGAGTCGCGGCGCCGATCATCGAGGCTCAAGTAGTCGAGACCTCTCTGCTCTCGACAATCAATTTTCAAACTATGATCGCGAGCAAAGCCGCGCGCATCGTAACTGCTGCCAGGGGCCGCAGCGTGATCGAGTTCGGCACTCGCCGCGCGCACGGCACCGAAGCCGGCTTGTTAGCGGCGCGGGCCGCATATATCGGCGGTTGCATTGGCACGTCGAATGTGGAAGCCGGTCACCTGTTCGGCATTCCAACCTTCGGCACATTAGCTCACTCTTTCGTGATGACCTTCGAGGATGAGGATGATGCCTTTCGCGCATTCTTGAGAGTTTTTCCGGAGACAGCGACTGTGCTTGTCGACACGTACGACACCATCGCCGCGGTCAGGCGGTTAGCTCGCGACTTCGGACCGGGTATTCCTTCGGTTCGGCTCGACAGCGGCGACCTGTGTGAGCTGAGCAAACAGGTCCGCCAAATACTCGATGAAGCCGGTATGACCGGCACCAGGATCTTCGCCAGCGGCGACTTGAACGAGTACAAGATTGCAGACCTGATTTCGCGCGGCGCCGAGATCGATTCGTTTGGAGTGGGGACCGAGCTAGCGACTTCGTATGACGCCCCTGCGCTGTCGGGGGTCTACAAGCTCGCGGCACTGGAAGAGAACGGCCGCATCAGCATGCGAATCAAGTTGAGTCACGACAAGGCGACTTATCCCGGAGCCAAGCAGGTCTGGAGATTCACAGACAATTCGGGCAACTACTCCAGAGACCTGATCGCGCTGGCCGACGAAGAACCGCCACAAGCGACTTCAGAGGGCTTGATCCAGAGTGCGCGGCCTCTTCTTGAGCCAGTGATGAAACAGGGTCGCATAGTCGAGCGCCTCGCGGGCGCAAGTCCGGATGTGACGGTTGGCGGCTCAGATGCCCGTTTAGTGCGCTTGAACCGCGTGCGGGAGGGCGCAACAGAGGAGAGGAAACGTCTTCCCGACGACCTGCTCACGCTCGATTCCGAAGCGAAGTATTCAGTAGGTATCAGCGAGCAGCTTGAGACGGCAAGAGCCCGACTAGATCAGCAGATCAAGAGCCAGCATAGGTGA
- a CDS encoding DUF1761 domain-containing protein, whose protein sequence is MPQVHINYLAVLVAAVAAFAVGGLWYSPLLFANKWVKAHGYTEEQVKEMQKSAGKAYAVSFLCQLLIALAVAVLIGYLHMERCVQGLKLAALIWAGFAFPLGLMATMFSEKRKTVFMIDTGYQLVYLLLMGSIIVVWR, encoded by the coding sequence ATGCCCCAAGTTCACATCAACTACCTCGCAGTTCTCGTAGCCGCGGTTGCTGCCTTTGCGGTCGGCGGGCTGTGGTATTCGCCGCTGCTGTTCGCTAACAAGTGGGTTAAAGCTCACGGCTACACCGAAGAACAAGTCAAAGAAATGCAAAAAAGCGCCGGTAAGGCCTACGCAGTCTCGTTTCTATGCCAGTTGCTGATCGCGCTTGCTGTTGCAGTGTTGATCGGCTACCTGCACATGGAACGCTGCGTACAGGGACTTAAGTTGGCCGCGCTGATATGGGCCGGCTTCGCTTTCCCTCTCGGGCTTATGGCAACCATGTTCTCTGAGAAACGAAAGACCGTCTTCATGATCGACACTGGCTATCAGTTGGTCTACCTGCTGCTGATGGGCTCGATCATCGTGGTCTGGCGTTGA
- the pncA gene encoding bifunctional nicotinamidase/pyrazinamidase, producing MKSQFQESALILVDIQNDFCPGGALGVNEGDQIVPTVNRLIPEFPLVISTQDWHPPNHTSFKQQGGPWPPHCVQGTSGAELHPGLRTDTIAHHFRKASSPEKDDYSEFEGKDAQGRSLDELLKSQGVNTLYVVGLATDYCVLETVLDGIKYGYEVHAVTDAMRAVNVNPDDGEKALQKMVEHGAHLVTSDEVLSLAGNAAKAS from the coding sequence ATGAAGTCGCAATTTCAGGAGAGTGCGCTAATACTTGTCGATATTCAGAACGACTTCTGTCCCGGAGGCGCGCTGGGCGTAAACGAGGGAGACCAGATCGTGCCCACCGTCAATCGGTTGATCCCCGAGTTCCCCTTAGTGATATCGACTCAGGACTGGCACCCGCCAAACCACACCTCTTTCAAGCAGCAAGGAGGGCCGTGGCCTCCGCACTGCGTCCAGGGTACGAGCGGAGCCGAGCTTCATCCCGGTCTTAGGACCGATACAATCGCGCACCATTTTCGAAAGGCTTCATCGCCCGAGAAGGACGACTACTCAGAGTTCGAGGGCAAGGACGCTCAAGGCCGCTCGCTTGACGAACTGCTGAAAAGCCAAGGGGTAAATACGCTGTACGTCGTGGGGCTTGCGACAGATTACTGCGTGCTGGAGACGGTGTTGGATGGAATCAAGTACGGCTATGAAGTTCACGCCGTGACCGACGCGATGAGAGCTGTGAATGTGAATCCCGATGATGGAGAGAAAGCCCTCCAGAAAATGGTGGAACATGGAGCGCATCTGGTCACCAGCGACGAGGTGCTCAGTCTCGCCGGCAACGCAGCCAAAGCAAGCTAA
- a CDS encoding metallophosphoesterase: MATKTSALTTRREAIASLATLATGILFKPATVLGLGSGDSKTRFAVVGDFGTGESDEYAIAAQMLDFHRRAPFDLVLAVGDNIYPNGSARYFVKHFELPFAGLLKERVKFYAVLGNHDVEEGRMDQLNYPLFNMEGSNYYMISRGNGLVDFFMLDSTACDATQVTWLENSLRSSRAMWKVAAMHHPLYSSGKKHGSDPSLRGTLEPLFTRYHVQVVFAGHDHVYERTKLQNGIEYFITGAGGKMRRGDIDMKSPLRAASYDQDNSFMIIELDENEMGFKAISEKGNVVDSGTIRQSSALGMTVTSR, encoded by the coding sequence ATGGCGACAAAGACATCTGCATTGACAACGCGACGAGAGGCGATTGCTTCACTGGCAACGCTGGCAACCGGAATATTGTTCAAGCCGGCGACAGTCCTCGGCCTTGGCTCGGGAGACAGTAAGACGAGGTTCGCAGTGGTCGGAGACTTCGGCACCGGAGAAAGCGACGAGTACGCGATTGCCGCGCAGATGCTGGATTTTCACCGCCGGGCGCCGTTCGATCTGGTGCTCGCCGTCGGCGACAACATCTACCCCAACGGGAGCGCGCGCTATTTCGTCAAACATTTCGAGCTGCCCTTCGCGGGGTTGTTGAAAGAGCGCGTAAAGTTCTATGCGGTGCTTGGCAACCACGACGTGGAAGAGGGGCGTATGGACCAGTTGAACTACCCGTTGTTCAATATGGAAGGCTCGAACTATTACATGATAAGCAGGGGCAACGGGCTTGTGGATTTCTTCATGCTCGACTCGACGGCTTGTGATGCTACACAGGTCACCTGGCTCGAGAACTCATTGCGGTCATCGCGGGCGATGTGGAAGGTAGCCGCCATGCATCATCCGCTTTATTCGTCTGGTAAGAAACACGGCTCGGACCCGAGTCTGCGCGGTACGCTCGAACCGTTGTTTACTCGCTACCACGTACAAGTGGTCTTCGCGGGTCACGACCACGTCTACGAACGCACCAAGCTTCAGAATGGCATTGAGTACTTCATCACCGGCGCGGGTGGCAAGATGCGGCGGGGCGACATTGATATGAAGAGCCCGTTGCGTGCGGCCAGCTACGATCAGGACAACTCGTTCATGATCATCGAACTAGATGAGAACGAAATGGGCTTTAAAGCAATCAGCGAAAAAGGTAACGTGGTCGATAGCGGCACTATTAGGCAGTCCTCGGCTCTGGGAATGACCGTGACATCCCGTTAG
- a CDS encoding glycosyltransferase family 39 protein, which yields MVKGIKNAKPATLVVCAILGAALLLRVINLDADPSALISRDFITDEGWWAHNARNALFYGEWRIDEYNLGLYSAYLYNLLLYFTFKLFGISFTTLRMLSALCGWLTVLLLFLLVRREISTRAALFASALLGFSNLHIVYSRTGFTESVMVFFLALTLWSWSLRRTHQLFALIAGVSLGLMVVTKITAIYFIPGFVLAVAAAAIRQSLRRREALLFLSGAGLAGAAYGILFIVPNFGDWLRFNLQNGSGSEWSTRPSSLIDSIPRLLASPFYAEAPLITALTVLSLCLLVVGASRNGLMKTIRGAGELEMTSAMLLIGYLFILSITRYQPERRFIPALLLMVVLSAGVLEKGWASLEGFANADYQMGLIGWFTVLFLLPTIGILEVKWRVLGPPLSVGSWVSKLLIIAGLIVIAVALSRGLWPYRFKRSLLFASRLIFIVLFSFLSLAIIYKALLLWGLNAEAWRSVVPGDRKGLLISLAVVLACAGFVNRSLQSGRRATPWLISVFLLLEAIQISTWLFQPTYTLKEANTFLATTLTREDTVVTYYETLLLSSPARAICRSVRRGFNVDVFEKSNPNYILVLRRDNWIDYTLENMPPEEWPPPARFTPTKIAGFDLCPTRLRGPRFIVELYSLSPRVKRHKRTSVGDAQ from the coding sequence ATGGTTAAGGGGATAAAGAATGCTAAGCCGGCGACTCTAGTTGTGTGCGCCATATTGGGCGCGGCGTTGCTGCTTCGCGTGATCAACCTGGATGCCGATCCTTCGGCTTTGATCAGCCGCGATTTCATCACCGACGAGGGCTGGTGGGCTCATAATGCGCGCAACGCTTTGTTCTACGGTGAATGGCGAATAGACGAGTACAATCTAGGACTGTACTCAGCGTACCTGTACAACCTTCTTCTCTATTTCACATTCAAGCTGTTCGGCATCAGCTTTACGACGCTGAGAATGCTGTCGGCGCTTTGCGGGTGGCTGACCGTGCTTCTGCTTTTCCTTCTGGTTCGCCGCGAGATAAGTACAAGAGCGGCCCTTTTTGCGAGCGCGTTGCTTGGCTTCTCCAATCTTCATATCGTGTATAGCCGGACAGGATTCACCGAAAGCGTGATGGTGTTCTTCCTGGCTCTTACGCTTTGGTCATGGTCCCTCAGGCGCACACATCAACTCTTTGCTTTGATCGCCGGCGTCTCACTAGGCCTAATGGTCGTGACCAAGATAACCGCCATTTATTTCATACCCGGATTTGTCCTCGCTGTCGCAGCAGCGGCGATCAGACAGTCCTTAAGGCGGCGAGAGGCCCTGTTGTTTCTGTCCGGCGCAGGCCTGGCAGGAGCAGCTTACGGGATTCTCTTCATCGTGCCCAACTTTGGCGACTGGTTACGATTCAATTTGCAAAACGGCTCGGGGTCCGAGTGGTCGACAAGGCCTTCCAGTCTGATCGACTCGATACCGAGATTACTCGCCTCGCCGTTCTACGCAGAGGCGCCTCTGATTACGGCGCTTACCGTATTGTCGCTGTGTCTATTGGTCGTTGGCGCATCGAGGAACGGGCTGATGAAAACAATCCGAGGCGCCGGCGAGCTGGAGATGACTAGCGCGATGCTTTTGATCGGATACTTGTTCATTCTTTCTATTACGCGCTATCAGCCGGAGAGAAGATTCATCCCGGCCTTGCTTTTGATGGTTGTGCTATCAGCCGGCGTTTTGGAGAAAGGCTGGGCCTCGCTCGAGGGATTTGCGAACGCGGACTATCAGATGGGCCTGATTGGATGGTTCACGGTGTTGTTCTTGCTGCCGACGATTGGGATTCTGGAAGTAAAGTGGCGTGTGCTTGGGCCGCCTCTGTCGGTCGGGTCCTGGGTGTCCAAGCTCCTCATCATCGCTGGGCTGATCGTGATCGCAGTAGCTTTGAGCCGCGGCCTGTGGCCCTACCGGTTCAAGAGAAGTCTGCTGTTTGCATCCAGGTTGATCTTCATTGTGCTGTTTTCGTTTCTGTCGCTGGCCATAATCTATAAGGCCCTTTTGCTCTGGGGACTAAACGCGGAAGCCTGGAGATCAGTGGTGCCGGGAGATCGCAAGGGTTTGTTAATAAGCTTGGCGGTAGTCCTGGCTTGCGCAGGCTTCGTCAACAGAAGTCTCCAATCCGGGCGGCGCGCAACACCCTGGCTGATAAGCGTCTTTCTTCTGCTCGAGGCCATCCAGATTTCGACTTGGCTGTTTCAACCAACCTATACCTTGAAGGAAGCAAACACATTCCTCGCCACAACTCTGACACGCGAGGATACGGTTGTAACCTATTACGAGACCCTCTTACTGTCATCCCCCGCGAGAGCAATCTGTAGATCAGTGCGAAGGGGATTTAATGTCGACGTGTTCGAGAAGTCCAATCCTAATTACATACTTGTCCTTCGGCGGGACAACTGGATCGACTACACGTTGGAAAATATGCCGCCCGAAGAGTGGCCGCCTCCGGCAAGGTTCACTCCAACGAAGATCGCGGGGTTCGACTTATGCCCAACGCGATTGCGTGGGCCTCGCTTCATCGTGGAGCTCTACAGCCTGAGCCCGCGAGTGAAGCGGCACAAGCGCACTTCTGTTGGAGATGCCCAATAG